The Panicum virgatum strain AP13 chromosome 5K, P.virgatum_v5, whole genome shotgun sequence genome has a window encoding:
- the LOC120709613 gene encoding G-type lectin S-receptor-like serine/threonine-protein kinase At2g19130: MKVPSTSNQPLPLFPKLIPLPEGPGIRTCVSEQPFVTFGRTKAISFVTEGPIPTLLNSWNLVLLDTSNSSAPRTLWQSFDHPTDTLLPGAKLGREATGVTRRLVSRKSAATPSPGPYCFEVDPDAPQLVVKLCGSPVAYWATGAWNGRYFGNIPELAGNVPSFHLAFVDDAREEYLQFNVTAEATVTRNIVDVDGQNKHQVWIDASQAWLTLYAGPKAPCDVYAACGPFAVCSYATGLQPCGCMKGFSVRSPVEWEQGDRTGGCVRDAALDCTSGNSTASSTDGFHSMPGIGLPDRGRGMQNVRSSAECSTACLKNCSCTAYSYGSQGLLEVLDQLAVDQVGVLTDS; encoded by the exons ATGAAGGTTCCATCAACGAGCAATCAGCCGTTACCTTTGTTCCCGAAGTTGATCCCTTTACCCGAAGGTCCTGGTATTCGAACTTGTGTTTCTGAGCAACCGTTCGTCACCTTCGGTCGGACGAAGGCGATATCCTTCGTCACCGAAG gtccaatcccaaCACTCCTCAACAGCTGGAacctcgtcctcctcgacacCTCCAACTCCTCGGCGCCCCGCACGCTGTGGCAGAGCTTCGACCACCCCACCGACACGCTGCTCCCCGGCGCGAAGCTCGGCCGCGAGGCCACCGGCGTGACCCGTCGCCTCGTCTCCAGGAAGAGCGCCGCCACCCCGTCCCCTGGGCCCTACTGCTTCGAGGTCGACCCGGACGCTCCCCAGCTCGTGGTCAAGCTCTGCGGCTCGCCCGTCGCCTACTGGGCCACCGGCGCCTGGAACGGCAGGTACTTCGGCAACATCCCGGAGCTGGCCGGGAACGTGCCCAGCTTCCACCTCGCGTTCGTCGACGACGCCCGGGAAGAGTACCTCCAGTTCAACGTGACCGCCGAGGCTACGGTGACGCGCAACATCGTCGACGTCGACGGCCAGAACAAGCACCAGGTCTGGATCGACGCGTCGCAGGCCTGGCTCACGCTCTACGCCGGCCCCAAGGCGCCGTGCGACGTGTACGCCGCCTGCGGGCCTTTCGCCGTCTGCAGCTACGCCACCGGGCTGCAGCCCTGCGGCTGCATGAAGGGCTTCTCGGTGAGGTCGCcggtggagtgggagcagggtGATCGGACAGGAGGGTGTGTCAGGGATGCAGCTCTGGATTGTACTTCTGGTAACAGCACGGCATCTTCAACTGATGGGTTCCACTCCATGCCTGGCATTGGGCTGCCTGACAGAGGGCGTGGCATGCAGAACGTTAGGAGCTCGGCTGAATGCTCAACGGCTTGTCTGAAGAACTGCTCTTGCACCGCGTATTCCTATGGCAGCCAGGGGTTGTTAGAAGTTTTGGATCAACTAGCAGTAGATCAAGTGGGAGTACTCACTGATTCTTGA
- the LOC120709614 gene encoding G-type lectin S-receptor-like serine/threonine-protein kinase At2g19130, which produces MPFSEPVRTGLGGERRLGSAPRHDERRRGSIPHNGGGFGGEKTMKIPPPFDLARVRRKKAKDNNIQAGDGRLVAFSYRELRSATNNFSEKLGQGGFGSVFKGQLRDSTAIAAKRLDSSFQGEKQFRAEVSSLGIVQHMNLVKLVGFCCQGENRFLVYEHMPNRSLDVHLFQSTGGGVFLDWASRYQIAARVARGLAYLHDGCRDRIIHCDVKPENILLDESLRPKLADFGMAKLVGRGFSRALTTMRGTMGYLAPEWIGGAAVTPKVDVYSYGMVLLELVSGRRNASGGVGEECRSTGASGGGVYFPVKAARELVEGDVGTLLDERLRGDADLEEVERACKVACWCIQDDEDDRPAMGEVVQMLEGVLDRGMPPLPRLLEAILGRPHSSTQQTTTVSNTSATFTSASGSSQN; this is translated from the exons ATGCCCTTTTCGGAGCCCGTGCGCACGGgcctcggcggcgagcggcggcttggtTCTGCACCACGccacgacgagcggcggcgcggatctaTCCCGCACAACGGCGGTGGCTTCGGCGGTGAGAAGACCATGAAGATCCCGCCGCCCTTTGACTTGGCTAGGGTTAG GAGGAAGAAAGCCAAGGACAACAACATCCAAGCGGGTGATGGCCGGCTTGTGGCCTTCTCGTACAGAGAACTGCGTTCTGCAACCAACAACTTCTCCGAAAAGCTCGGGCAAGGTGGCTTCGGCTCCGTCTTCAAGGGGCAGCTCCGCGATTCGACCGCCATCGCGGCCAAGAGGCTCGACAGCAGCTTCCAGGGAGAGAAGCAATTCAGAGCTGAAGTGAGCTCGCTCGGCATCGTCCAGCACATGAACCTGGTGAAACTTGTCGGCTTCTGCTGCCAAGGCGAGAACCGGTTCCTCGTCTACGAGCACATGCCGAACCGGTCCCTCGACGTCCACCTGTTCCagagcaccggcggcggcgtgttccTGGACTGGGCCTCCCGGTACCAGATCGCCGCCAGGGTCGCCAGGGGCCTCGCCTACCTCCACGACGGCTGCCGGGACCGGATCATCCACTGCGACGTTAAGCCGGAGAACATCCTCCTCGACGAGTCGCTCCGCCCGAAACTCGCCGACTTCGGGATGGCCAAGCTCGTGGGGCGGGGCTTCAGCCGCGCGCTGACCACCATGAGGGGCACCATGGGGTACCTCGCGCCGGAGTGGatcggcggcgcggccgtcaCGCCCAAGGTCGACGTGTACAGCTACGGCATGGTGCTGCTGGAGCTCGTGTCGGGGAGGAGGAACGCctccggcggcgtcggcgaggagTGCCGCAGCACGGgggcctccggcggcggcgtgtatTTTCCCGTGAAAGCGGCGAGGGAGCTGGTCGAGGGGGACGTGGGGACGCTGCTGGACGAGAGGCTGCGCGGCGACGCGGACCTCGAGGAGGTCGAGAGGGCCTGCAAGGTGGCGTGCTGGTGCATCCAGGACGACGAGGATGACCGGCCGGCGATGGGGGAGGTGGTTCAGATGCTCGAGGGCGTGCTGGACCGCGGCATGCCACCGCTGCCGAGGTTGCTGGAGGCCATCTTGGGAAGACCACACTCGTCAACGCAACAGACGACAACTGTTTCAAATACGTCAGCAACCTTTACTAGTGCTAGTGGATCATCACAAAATTAA
- the LOC120705944 gene encoding histone H3.2, translated as MARTKQTARKSTGGKAPRKQLATKAARKSAPATGGVKKPHRFRPGTVALREIRKYQKSTELLIRKLPFQRLVREIAQDFKTDLRFQSSAVAALQEAAEAYLVGLFEDTNLCAIHAKRVTIMPKDIQLARRIRGERA; from the coding sequence ATGGCCCGCACGAAGCAGACGGCGCGCaagtccaccggcggcaagGCGCCGCGGAAGCAGCTGGCGACCAAGGCGGCGCGCAagtcggcgccggcgacgggcgGCGTGAAGAAGCCGCACCGCTTCCGCCCGGGCACGGTGGCGCTGCGCGAGATCCGCAAGTACCAGAAGAGCACGGAGCTGCTGATCCGGAAGCTGCCCTTCCAACGGCTGGTGCGGGAGATCGCGCAGGACTTCAAGACGGACCTGCGGTTCCAGtcctcggcggtggcggcgctgcaggaGGCCGCGGAGGCCTACCTGGTGGGGCTCTTCGAGGACACCAACCTCTGCGCCATCCACGCCAAGCGCGTCACCATCATGCCCAAGGACATCCAGCTCGCGCGCCGCATCAGGGGCGAGAGGGCCTAG